Proteins encoded together in one Pseudomonas arsenicoxydans window:
- a CDS encoding amino acid ABC transporter permease has protein sequence MNYQLNFAAVWRDFDTLLAGLGLGLELALVSIAIGCVIGLMMAFALLSKHRALRVLASVYVTVIRNTPILVLILLIYFALPSLGIRLDKIPSFIITLSLYAGAYLTEVFRGGLLSIPKGQREAGLAIGLGEWQVKAYVTVPVMLRNVLPALSNNFISLFKDTSLAAAIAVPELTYYARKINVESYRVIETWLVTTALYVAACYLIAMMLRYLEQRLAIRR, from the coding sequence ATGAACTATCAGTTGAACTTTGCCGCCGTATGGCGCGATTTCGACACTTTGCTGGCGGGGCTCGGCTTAGGCCTTGAACTGGCACTGGTGTCGATCGCCATCGGCTGCGTGATCGGCCTGATGATGGCGTTTGCTTTGCTTTCAAAGCACCGCGCATTGCGGGTGCTGGCGTCGGTGTATGTGACGGTGATCCGTAATACGCCGATTCTGGTGTTGATTCTGTTGATCTACTTTGCCTTGCCGAGCCTGGGCATACGCCTGGACAAGATCCCGTCGTTCATCATCACCCTGTCGCTGTATGCCGGGGCGTACCTGACCGAAGTGTTCCGGGGTGGCTTGTTGAGTATTCCCAAGGGCCAGCGTGAAGCCGGACTCGCCATCGGGCTCGGCGAGTGGCAGGTCAAGGCGTACGTCACCGTCCCGGTGATGCTGCGCAACGTGCTGCCAGCCTTGTCGAACAACTTCATTTCGCTGTTCAAGGACACCTCGCTGGCGGCGGCGATTGCCGTGCCGGAGCTGACCTATTACGCGCGCAAGATCAATGTCGAAAGCTACCGGGTGATTGAAACCTGGCTGGTGACCACAGCGCTCTATGTTGCGGCCTGTTACCTCATTGCCATGATGCTGCGTTACCTCGAGCAGCGTCTGGCGATCCGCCGATAG
- a CDS encoding MerR family transcriptional regulator: MKIGELARLSGLNASRIRFYEVQGLIPQVERLPNGYRRYPPQVLQTLKIIQCAQQAGFSLDELKLLLPDRVTGAFDHDELVASLGRKVEQIEAMQLHLAQSKAQLLGLIENIKARPEGMACDANAERVLASLKH; encoded by the coding sequence ATGAAGATTGGTGAATTGGCGCGGTTGAGCGGGTTGAACGCATCGCGCATTCGGTTCTACGAGGTTCAGGGCTTGATTCCACAAGTAGAGCGCTTGCCCAATGGTTATCGGCGTTACCCACCGCAAGTGTTGCAAACCCTGAAGATCATTCAGTGCGCGCAGCAGGCCGGGTTCAGCCTCGATGAGCTGAAGCTGCTGTTGCCGGACAGGGTGACGGGCGCGTTCGATCACGATGAACTGGTGGCAAGCCTGGGACGCAAAGTCGAACAGATTGAAGCGATGCAACTGCACCTGGCCCAAAGCAAGGCGCAGTTGCTGGGGTTGATCGAAAACATCAAGGCGCGACCCGAAGGGATGGCCTGCGATGCGAATGCCGAGCGGGTGTTGGCGTCGCTCAAGCATTAG
- a CDS encoding DUF2790 domain-containing protein — MKSLLPALFLMTLSGVAAAASVDKASAPNVEDYTYSTPLKIAKVVKMTNGDYCGIGTREMTYIDTSNVTHTLRYQAYGDSCIDQN, encoded by the coding sequence ATGAAAAGCCTTCTGCCCGCCCTGTTCCTGATGACCCTGAGTGGCGTTGCGGCCGCTGCTTCCGTCGACAAAGCCAGCGCGCCGAACGTCGAGGACTACACCTATTCGACCCCTCTGAAGATCGCCAAAGTCGTCAAGATGACCAACGGCGATTATTGCGGCATCGGCACCCGGGAGATGACCTACATCGACACCAGCAACGTCACCCACACCTTGCGTTACCAAGCCTATGGCGACAGCTGCATCGATCAGAACTAA
- a CDS encoding MFS transporter, with amino-acid sequence MNRVSPRLTLLTASGVCSLIVLDTNIVAVTLPTIARDLGANFADIEWVVSAYMLAFAALLLPAGSLADRFGRQKTLLCGLGIFILASIGCGAAPTALFLDIARAIKGVGAALLLTSALASIGHTFHDEVERAKAWAFWGACMGVAMTAAPTIGGLITEYVGWRWIFYLNLPVGVFLMVMVWRAVPESRDPQSARLDPWGSLAFSASLLCLIWGLIEANRIGWSNPTTYARLLGGAVLMGVFVLIERMQRRPMVDLQLFRHPRFIGALLGMFAYAGCAQVMMTLLPFYLQNGLGFSAIASGLGMLPFAATMLLCPRIGARLAHHYEPATLMAAGLTLVGSGNLLSAWAVSSGGYAPFALAIAVTGAGAGLLNGDTQKNIMACVPRERTGMASGMSTTMRFSAIVLAIGVFGALLSSHTELLLRTSLSTQGAQWLSQTQGIASRVVAGDMSAAMNMLPQAARPLVEPLARQAFVGGFSLLLLVAGLLALLGALVVGTLMRNPIPAQKNTALSLE; translated from the coding sequence ATGAACCGGGTCAGTCCGCGCCTGACGCTACTGACGGCCTCCGGTGTCTGTTCCCTGATCGTCCTCGACACCAACATCGTCGCCGTCACCCTGCCGACCATCGCGCGTGACCTGGGCGCCAACTTTGCCGACATTGAATGGGTGGTGAGCGCCTACATGCTGGCCTTCGCCGCGCTATTGCTACCGGCGGGCAGCCTCGCCGATCGTTTTGGCCGACAGAAAACCCTGCTTTGTGGCCTGGGCATTTTCATCCTCGCCTCCATCGGTTGCGGCGCGGCGCCCACGGCGTTGTTCCTCGACATCGCGCGGGCGATCAAGGGCGTCGGCGCGGCATTGTTGCTGACCTCGGCGCTCGCCTCCATTGGCCACACCTTTCACGATGAAGTGGAACGGGCCAAGGCCTGGGCGTTCTGGGGCGCGTGCATGGGCGTGGCGATGACCGCCGCGCCGACCATCGGCGGCCTGATTACCGAATACGTGGGTTGGCGCTGGATTTTCTACCTCAACCTGCCGGTGGGCGTGTTTTTAATGGTCATGGTCTGGCGCGCGGTGCCGGAGTCTCGTGACCCGCAGTCAGCGCGCCTCGACCCTTGGGGGAGCCTGGCGTTCAGCGCGAGCTTGCTGTGCCTGATCTGGGGCTTGATCGAGGCCAACCGGATCGGCTGGAGCAACCCGACCACCTACGCCCGGCTTTTGGGCGGCGCGGTGCTGATGGGGGTGTTTGTGCTGATTGAACGGATGCAGCGGAGGCCAATGGTCGACCTGCAATTGTTCAGGCATCCGCGCTTCATCGGCGCCCTGCTCGGCATGTTCGCCTACGCCGGTTGCGCCCAGGTGATGATGACGTTGCTGCCGTTCTACCTGCAAAACGGATTGGGTTTCTCGGCCATCGCGTCGGGGCTGGGAATGTTGCCGTTTGCCGCGACGATGCTGTTGTGCCCGCGAATCGGCGCTCGGCTCGCCCATCACTATGAGCCCGCGACATTGATGGCGGCCGGTTTGACCCTGGTAGGAAGCGGCAATCTGCTAAGCGCCTGGGCCGTCAGCAGCGGCGGCTACGCGCCCTTCGCACTGGCGATTGCCGTGACAGGCGCCGGCGCCGGCCTTTTAAACGGCGACACGCAAAAAAACATCATGGCTTGCGTGCCCCGCGAACGCACAGGGATGGCGTCGGGCATGAGCACCACCATGCGTTTCAGCGCGATCGTGCTGGCCATTGGCGTGTTCGGCGCGTTGCTGTCCAGCCATACCGAGCTGTTGCTGCGCACGAGCCTGTCGACGCAGGGCGCGCAATGGCTCAGTCAAACACAAGGCATTGCCTCGCGGGTGGTCGCCGGGGACATGAGCGCCGCCATGAACATGCTGCCGCAAGCGGCACGCCCACTGGTCGAGCCGTTGGCGCGCCAGGCGTTCGTCGGCGGTTTCAGCTTGCTGCTTCTGGTCGCCGGTTTGCTGGCATTACTGGGGGCATTGGTGGTGGGCACGTTGATGCGCAACCCGATTCCTGCACAGAAAAATACTGCCCTGAGCCTGGAATAA
- the poxB gene encoding ubiquinone-dependent pyruvate dehydrogenase — MAKITIAQQLATTLGQAGVKRIWGLTGDSLNGLTEALRTMDSIEWMHVRHEEVAAFAAGADAAVTGELAVCAGSCGPGNLHLINGLFDCHKNHVPVLAIAAQIPSSEVGLNYFQETHPQELFKECSHFVELVSSPAQMPHVLHRAMRSAILNRGVAVVVIPGDVALQEVEDNLKPWPALSKPRTLPAPQDLDRLVELLSQSKAVTLMCGAGCAGAHDQVVALADALGAPVVHALRGKEHVEWDNPFDVGMTGLIGFSSGYHAMLNCDTLVMLGTDFPYRQFYPTDATIIQIDHDPQVLGRRTALDLGIAADVGETLAALLPRLPYRGDRSFLESSLKHYEKARQGLDDLAQPSSPGRPIHPQYLTRLLSELADDDAIFTADVGTPTVWAARYLKMNGKRRLLGSFNHGSMANAMPQAIGAQAAFPDRQVISLSGDGGFSMLMGDFISLAQLKLPVKIIVYDNASLGFVAMEMKSSGLLDTGTDLHNPDFAAMANAMGILGIRVEESEALEPALRRALAHDGPVLVDVVTATQELAMPPTIKLEQAKGFSLYMLKAVMSGRGDEVIELARTNWFR; from the coding sequence ATGGCGAAAATCACCATTGCCCAGCAACTGGCAACCACCCTTGGACAGGCCGGCGTCAAACGCATCTGGGGCCTGACAGGCGACAGCCTCAACGGCCTGACTGAAGCCCTGCGGACCATGGACAGCATCGAGTGGATGCACGTGCGCCACGAAGAAGTCGCGGCGTTTGCCGCCGGTGCCGACGCGGCAGTCACCGGGGAACTGGCGGTGTGTGCCGGCAGTTGCGGGCCGGGCAATTTGCATTTAATCAATGGGCTGTTCGATTGCCACAAGAACCATGTGCCGGTGTTGGCGATCGCGGCGCAGATTCCTTCATCGGAAGTCGGCCTGAATTACTTTCAGGAAACTCACCCGCAGGAATTGTTCAAGGAGTGCAGTCACTTCGTTGAACTGGTGAGCAGCCCCGCGCAGATGCCCCACGTGCTGCACCGGGCGATGCGTAGCGCGATTCTCAATCGCGGCGTCGCGGTGGTGGTGATTCCCGGTGACGTCGCCCTGCAAGAAGTCGAAGACAATCTCAAACCCTGGCCAGCGCTGTCCAAACCGCGCACCTTGCCTGCGCCTCAGGACCTCGATCGGCTGGTCGAATTGTTGAGCCAAAGCAAAGCCGTGACGCTGATGTGCGGCGCCGGTTGCGCAGGCGCTCACGATCAAGTGGTGGCGTTGGCTGACGCGCTCGGCGCACCGGTGGTGCACGCATTGCGCGGCAAGGAGCACGTCGAGTGGGACAACCCGTTCGACGTCGGCATGACCGGATTGATCGGTTTCAGCTCCGGCTATCACGCGATGCTCAACTGCGACACGCTGGTGATGCTCGGCACTGACTTTCCCTATCGTCAGTTCTACCCGACAGACGCGACCATCATTCAGATCGATCACGACCCGCAAGTCCTGGGGCGCCGCACCGCGCTGGATTTGGGTATCGCTGCGGATGTCGGCGAAACCCTTGCCGCGCTGCTCCCTCGCCTGCCTTATCGGGGCGACCGGAGTTTTCTCGAATCCTCGCTCAAGCATTACGAAAAGGCTCGCCAGGGTCTTGATGACCTGGCACAACCCTCATCGCCGGGTCGGCCGATTCATCCGCAATACCTCACGCGTTTGCTCAGCGAACTGGCCGATGACGATGCGATCTTTACCGCTGACGTCGGTACGCCAACTGTCTGGGCCGCGCGTTATCTGAAAATGAATGGCAAGCGCCGACTGCTGGGCTCGTTCAATCACGGCTCGATGGCCAACGCCATGCCCCAGGCGATTGGTGCGCAAGCGGCGTTCCCGGACCGGCAGGTTATTTCACTGTCCGGCGATGGTGGTTTCAGCATGTTGATGGGTGACTTCATTTCGTTGGCGCAGTTGAAGCTGCCGGTGAAAATCATCGTCTACGACAATGCCTCGCTGGGCTTCGTCGCCATGGAAATGAAATCCAGCGGGCTGCTCGACACCGGCACGGATCTTCATAATCCGGACTTCGCCGCGATGGCCAACGCCATGGGCATTCTGGGGATTCGTGTCGAAGAATCCGAGGCGCTAGAACCGGCATTGCGCCGGGCGCTGGCCCATGACGGCCCCGTGCTGGTCGACGTGGTGACGGCGACTCAGGAACTGGCGATGCCCCCGACCATCAAGCTGGAACAGGCCAAGGGCTTCAGTTTGTACATGCTCAAAGCGGTCATGAGCGGGCGTGGGGATGAGGTGATCGAGCTGGCGCGGACTAATTGGTTTCGCTGA
- a CDS encoding LysR family transcriptional regulator: MDIRHFRYFLAVARHGNFTRAAEQLGIAPPTLTRQIQDMESELGTRLFVRQTREVSLTEAGAALVIEAEATVRQFEYAQHNAQRAGRGDIGHIELGYVASAVYSGLLQKQVQAFSREYPDVSLNVRESPMVSLPAMVAEGRFDIGYVRSPMTLPDGLDATRLDAEGFVLALSTESWLCRLPEIAPEHLQSETFILPEQISGTLQVAAEGGFAPKLGAQPGGLVAVIALVSLGQGVAVVPESVVGHVGLPGVVYRTIKGCTATSWLSLIYRRFEKSAAVARYIEQSRKP, encoded by the coding sequence ATGGACATACGGCATTTCCGCTACTTTCTGGCCGTTGCCCGGCATGGCAACTTCACCCGCGCCGCCGAACAACTGGGCATCGCGCCGCCCACCTTGACTCGACAGATCCAGGACATGGAGAGCGAACTCGGCACGCGGCTGTTCGTACGCCAGACCCGTGAAGTCAGCCTGACCGAAGCCGGCGCCGCCCTGGTGATCGAAGCCGAGGCGACGGTGCGGCAATTCGAATACGCCCAGCACAATGCCCAACGGGCCGGACGCGGCGATATCGGCCATATCGAACTGGGTTACGTGGCGTCGGCGGTGTACTCCGGTTTGCTGCAAAAACAGGTGCAGGCCTTCAGTCGCGAGTATCCCGACGTGAGCCTGAATGTTCGGGAAAGCCCCATGGTGTCGTTACCGGCAATGGTGGCGGAGGGGCGATTCGATATTGGTTATGTCCGCTCACCCATGACCCTGCCTGATGGCCTGGATGCCACTCGCCTGGATGCAGAAGGCTTTGTGTTGGCGCTGTCGACCGAGTCCTGGCTGTGTCGACTGCCGGAGATCGCTCCCGAGCATTTGCAGAGCGAGACGTTCATCCTGCCGGAACAAATCAGCGGCACCTTGCAAGTCGCCGCCGAGGGCGGATTTGCGCCGAAACTGGGGGCACAGCCGGGCGGGCTGGTGGCGGTGATCGCCCTGGTGTCATTGGGACAGGGCGTGGCGGTGGTGCCGGAGTCGGTGGTCGGGCATGTCGGATTGCCCGGCGTGGTGTACCGGACCATCAAAGGCTGCACGGCGACGTCGTGGTTGTCGCTGATTTATCGGCGGTTCGAGAAATCGGCGGCGGTGGCCAGGTACATCGAGCAGTCCAGGAAGCCTTGA
- a CDS encoding amino acid ABC transporter ATP-binding protein produces MTQPSLSNAKDPQNGQALLDIRGLHKQYGKLEVLKGVDLTMQRGNVVTLIGSSGSGKTTLLRCVNMLEEFQGGQIMLDGESIGYDEVNGKRVRHPEKVIARHRAMTGMAFQQFNLFPHLTALQNVTLGLLKVKKLHKDEAVALAEKWLERVGLLERRDHYPGQLSGGQQQRVAIARAIAMNPSLMLFDEVTSALDPELVGEVLNVIKGLAEDGMTMLLVTHEMRFAFEVSDKIVFMNQGRIEEQGPPKELFERPQSPRLAEFLKNTRF; encoded by the coding sequence ATGACTCAACCTTCGCTCTCTAACGCAAAAGATCCTCAAAACGGTCAGGCCCTGCTGGACATTCGCGGCCTGCACAAACAATACGGCAAGCTCGAAGTGCTCAAGGGCGTCGACTTGACCATGCAGCGCGGCAACGTGGTCACGCTGATCGGTTCCAGCGGCTCGGGCAAGACCACGCTGCTGCGCTGCGTGAACATGCTCGAAGAGTTTCAAGGCGGGCAGATCATGCTCGATGGCGAATCCATCGGCTATGACGAGGTCAACGGCAAACGCGTGCGGCACCCGGAAAAGGTCATTGCCCGGCATCGCGCGATGACCGGCATGGCATTTCAGCAATTCAACCTGTTCCCGCACCTCACGGCATTGCAGAACGTCACCCTGGGTTTGCTCAAGGTCAAGAAACTGCACAAGGACGAGGCCGTTGCCCTGGCAGAAAAATGGCTGGAACGCGTCGGCCTGTTGGAACGGCGCGATCACTACCCGGGCCAGTTGTCCGGCGGTCAGCAACAGCGCGTGGCGATTGCCCGGGCGATTGCGATGAATCCCAGCCTGATGCTGTTCGACGAAGTCACCTCGGCCCTCGACCCGGAACTGGTTGGCGAGGTGCTGAACGTGATCAAGGGACTGGCCGAGGATGGCATGACCATGCTGCTGGTGACCCACGAAATGCGCTTTGCGTTTGAGGTCTCGGACAAGATCGTTTTCATGAATCAGGGGCGGATCGAAGAGCAGGGGCCTCCCAAGGAACTGTTCGAACGCCCGCAATCACCGCGTCTGGCAGAGTTTCTCAAGAACACGCGGTTCTGA
- a CDS encoding amino acid ABC transporter permease, translated as MYESPSWLHELWVAREVLWQGFLTSVQVSALAILLGTLVGIVTGLVLTYGNVWMRAPFRFYVDIIRGTPVFVLVLACFYMAPALGWQISAFQAGALGLTLFCGSHVAEIVRGALQALPSGQMEASKAIGLTFYQSLGYVLLPQALRQILPTWVNSSTEIVKASTLLSVIGVAELLLSTQQIIARTFMTLEFYLFAGFLFFVINYAIELLGRHIEKRVALP; from the coding sequence ATGTACGAATCACCCAGTTGGCTGCATGAATTATGGGTTGCCCGCGAAGTGCTGTGGCAAGGCTTTTTGACCAGTGTGCAGGTCTCGGCGCTGGCGATATTGCTGGGCACGCTGGTCGGCATTGTCACCGGTCTGGTGCTGACCTACGGCAATGTCTGGATGCGCGCGCCATTCCGCTTTTACGTCGACATCATTCGTGGCACGCCGGTGTTTGTGCTGGTGCTGGCCTGCTTCTATATGGCGCCGGCGCTGGGCTGGCAGATCAGTGCGTTTCAGGCCGGTGCCCTGGGGCTGACATTGTTTTGCGGCTCTCACGTCGCCGAGATCGTGCGCGGCGCGTTGCAGGCATTGCCCAGCGGCCAGATGGAAGCGAGCAAGGCCATCGGCCTGACGTTTTATCAGTCGCTCGGTTACGTGCTGTTGCCTCAGGCGCTGCGGCAGATCCTGCCGACGTGGGTCAACTCGTCGACCGAGATCGTCAAGGCCTCGACTTTGCTGTCGGTGATCGGTGTGGCCGAGTTGCTGCTCAGCACGCAGCAGATCATTGCCCGCACGTTCATGACCCTGGAGTTTTACCTGTTCGCCGGATTTCTGTTTTTCGTCATCAACTACGCCATCGAATTACTCGGCCGGCACATTGAAAAGCGGGTGGCCTTGCCATGA
- a CDS encoding RidA family protein, translating to MSITRYGTGSTAAGGQPRPFARAVEADGWLHVSGQVPALDGEIITGGIVEQTHQTMKNLIAILEEAGYGLEDVVRAGVWLEDPRDFTSFNKVFSEYFKPEHAPARACVQAIMMVDCKVEIDCIAYKKKA from the coding sequence ATGAGCATTACTCGTTACGGCACCGGCAGCACCGCCGCTGGCGGTCAGCCTCGCCCTTTCGCCCGCGCCGTTGAAGCCGATGGCTGGCTGCACGTTTCCGGGCAGGTGCCGGCATTGGATGGCGAGATCATTACCGGTGGCATCGTCGAGCAGACCCACCAGACCATGAAGAACCTGATCGCGATTCTCGAAGAGGCCGGTTATGGCCTGGAAGATGTGGTGCGTGCTGGCGTATGGCTGGAGGACCCGAGGGATTTCACCAGTTTCAACAAGGTCTTTTCCGAATACTTCAAACCCGAACACGCCCCGGCGCGGGCCTGCGTGCAGGCGATCATGATGGTTGATTGCAAGGTCGAGATCGACTGCATCGCTTACAAGAAAAAGGCCTGA
- a CDS encoding thioredoxin family protein gives MSSIPAQTTLAPVYRKALRTWRPVILYFGSQHCPACEMAGPIFRMIAEAYRHFAHIYMLDIGECPRHPCVTGSPTVLFYIEGKLLKKLKGIGTEDTLAQDFALHIGKVKPPAVKRKPRHDLVWLRQTLRRLCTVPRATSQLSRGTWR, from the coding sequence ATGAGCTCGATTCCCGCCCAAACCACCCTGGCGCCGGTCTATCGCAAGGCCCTGAGAACCTGGCGTCCGGTGATCCTTTATTTTGGCAGTCAACACTGTCCCGCCTGCGAAATGGCCGGGCCAATTTTTCGCATGATCGCCGAGGCTTATCGGCATTTCGCGCACATCTATATGCTGGACATCGGCGAGTGCCCCCGGCATCCGTGCGTCACTGGCTCACCGACCGTGCTGTTTTATATAGAAGGGAAGCTGCTGAAGAAACTCAAGGGGATCGGCACCGAGGACACCTTGGCGCAAGATTTCGCCTTGCACATTGGCAAGGTGAAACCGCCAGCGGTGAAGCGCAAACCGCGGCATGACCTGGTGTGGTTGCGCCAGACGTTGCGCCGGTTGTGCACTGTGCCTCGTGCCACGTCGCAATTGAGCCGCGGGACTTGGCGGTAG
- a CDS encoding transporter substrate-binding domain-containing protein, protein MHRRLSLLKACVFVLAASAAAMGMAQAADSKLDSVLARGKLIVGTGSTNAPWHFQGADGKLQGFDIDIGRMIAKGLFNDPTKVEFVVQSSDARIPNLLTDKVDISCQFITVTASRAQQVAFTLPYYREGVGLLLPANSKYKEIEDLKAANDSVTVAVLQNVYAEELVHQALPKAKVDQYDSVDLMYQAVNSGRADAAATDQSSVKYLMVQNPGRYRSPAYAWSPQTYACAVKRGDQDWLNFVNTTLHEAMTGVEFPTYAASFKQWFGVELPTPAIGFPVEFK, encoded by the coding sequence ATGCATCGCCGACTTTCCTTGTTAAAAGCGTGTGTTTTTGTTCTCGCGGCTTCTGCCGCTGCCATGGGTATGGCCCAGGCGGCGGACAGCAAGCTCGATAGCGTGCTGGCCCGCGGCAAATTGATTGTGGGCACGGGCAGTACCAATGCGCCGTGGCATTTCCAGGGAGCGGATGGCAAGTTGCAGGGGTTCGATATCGACATCGGGCGCATGATCGCCAAGGGGTTGTTCAACGATCCGACCAAGGTTGAGTTCGTGGTGCAGTCTTCCGATGCGCGGATCCCCAACCTGCTGACCGACAAAGTCGACATCAGTTGCCAGTTCATCACCGTCACCGCCAGCCGCGCCCAGCAAGTGGCGTTCACGCTGCCGTATTACCGCGAAGGCGTCGGCCTGTTGTTGCCGGCCAACAGCAAGTACAAGGAAATCGAAGACCTCAAGGCCGCCAACGACAGCGTGACCGTGGCGGTGTTGCAGAACGTGTACGCCGAGGAACTGGTGCATCAGGCGCTGCCCAAGGCGAAGGTCGATCAGTACGACAGCGTCGATTTGATGTACCAGGCCGTGAACTCCGGCCGTGCGGACGCAGCGGCTACCGATCAGTCGTCGGTGAAATACCTGATGGTGCAGAACCCTGGTCGCTATCGCAGCCCGGCCTACGCCTGGAGCCCGCAAACCTACGCCTGCGCGGTTAAACGCGGCGATCAGGATTGGCTGAATTTCGTTAACACCACCCTGCATGAAGCCATGACCGGCGTTGAGTTCCCGACCTACGCGGCGTCCTTCAAACAGTGGTTCGGCGTTGAACTGCCTACCCCAGCCATCGGTTTCCCTGTCGAATTCAAATGA
- a CDS encoding NADH:flavin oxidoreductase/NADH oxidase family protein, which produces MSPFQSLNLPNGQTLGNRIAKAAMEENLADARQAPSKALFQLYQAWAEGEAGLLLTGNVMIDRRAMTGPGGVVLEDERDLARFREWATIGRSGGAQFWMQLNHPGRQTMANLGQQALAPSAVALDLGSFSKMFAEPRPMSESDIAEVIQRFAISAALAEKAGFTGVQIHAAHGYLISQFLSPLTNRRTDRWGGTLENRARLLLAVVSAVRLAVSPQFCVAVKLNSADFQRGGFDADDARQVIQWLNDQPIDLLELSGGSYEAPAMQGEARDGRTLAREAYFLEMAGELATVARMPVMVTGGIRRLAIVEQVLDSGIAMAGIGTALALEPQLVKHWRKGQNSHPQLPPIRWKRKPLAALASLAVVKFQLQRLSRGRKPRPDVSAVWALILDRLYIAWRTRQYRQAMGK; this is translated from the coding sequence ATGTCGCCCTTCCAATCGTTGAATCTGCCCAACGGCCAGACCCTCGGCAATCGCATCGCCAAAGCCGCGATGGAAGAGAACCTCGCCGATGCCCGTCAAGCACCGTCCAAGGCGCTGTTTCAGCTGTATCAGGCCTGGGCCGAGGGCGAAGCGGGACTGCTGCTGACCGGCAACGTGATGATTGACCGCCGCGCCATGACCGGCCCCGGCGGTGTGGTGCTGGAGGACGAGCGCGATTTGGCACGGTTCCGTGAGTGGGCAACCATCGGCCGCTCCGGTGGCGCGCAGTTCTGGATGCAGCTCAATCACCCCGGGCGCCAGACCATGGCCAACCTGGGGCAACAAGCGTTGGCACCGTCGGCGGTGGCGCTCGACCTGGGTTCGTTTTCCAAGATGTTCGCCGAGCCCAGACCGATGTCTGAAAGCGACATTGCCGAGGTCATCCAACGCTTCGCCATCAGCGCGGCCCTGGCAGAAAAGGCCGGGTTCACCGGGGTGCAAATCCATGCGGCGCACGGTTACCTGATCAGCCAGTTCCTCTCCCCCCTGACCAACCGCCGCACTGACCGCTGGGGTGGCACCCTGGAAAATCGTGCACGCCTGTTGCTGGCGGTGGTCAGCGCCGTGCGCCTAGCCGTGTCGCCGCAGTTTTGCGTGGCGGTCAAACTCAATTCCGCGGACTTCCAACGTGGCGGTTTCGATGCCGACGACGCCCGCCAAGTGATCCAGTGGCTCAACGATCAGCCCATCGATTTGCTGGAGCTTTCAGGCGGCAGCTACGAAGCTCCGGCCATGCAGGGCGAAGCCCGTGACGGCAGGACGTTGGCGCGAGAGGCCTACTTTCTGGAGATGGCCGGCGAACTGGCCACCGTGGCGCGGATGCCGGTCATGGTCACCGGCGGCATCCGGCGCCTGGCCATCGTCGAACAGGTGCTCGACAGCGGCATCGCCATGGCCGGGATCGGCACCGCGCTGGCCCTCGAACCGCAGTTGGTCAAACACTGGCGCAAAGGTCAAAACAGCCATCCGCAATTGCCGCCGATCCGCTGGAAACGCAAACCGCTGGCCGCGCTGGCGAGCTTGGCCGTGGTGAAGTTCCAGCTGCAACGCCTGAGCCGCGGACGCAAGCCTCGACCTGACGTTTCGGCAGTCTGGGCACTGATCCTTGATCGCTTGTACATCGCCTGGCGTACGCGCCAGTACCGACAGGCGATGGGCAAGTAA